The Apium graveolens cultivar Ventura chromosome 11, ASM990537v1, whole genome shotgun sequence genome has a window encoding:
- the LOC141698063 gene encoding transcription repressor OFP13-like, whose product MGKKVVKFPSMFKKRSSDQWQWPSSCKHPTTYSFRAAGFENDDDLMFKTVNSIFLDPCISDQTSVDKPSYSWFTNTEYSPSLSDTSEQAEDQLDDELEQIIRGVQSDRLFFEPCNSILSTTTTKTTSTTRVLDQDVYDNDTICTSTNACYDNTEELPFKESVVLAMESEDPYEDFKGSMLEMVESHGLKDWECLEELLEWYLKMNGKMNHGIIVQAFVDLLVGLASDDSTSFSSAASSFSTSSSSPLSTTSRREICNHDHL is encoded by the coding sequence ATGGGAAAGAAGGTAGTGAAGTTTCCTTCTATGTTTAAGAAAAGATCAAGTGATCAATGGCAATGGCCTTCCTCTTGCAAGCACCCTACAACTTATTCTTTCAGAGCTGCTGGCTTCGAAAATGATGATGACTTGATGTTCAAGACAGTTAATTCTATTTTCTTGGATCCATGCATTAGTGATCAAACATCAGTAGATAAGCCATCTTACAGCTGGTTCACAAACACTGAATATTCTCCTAGTCTTTCGGATACTAGTGAGCAAGCAGAGGATCAGTTAGACGATGAGCTCGAGCAGATCATACGTGGGGTTCAATCTGATAGGCTGTTTTTTGAGCCTTGCAATTCGATATtatcaacaacaacaacaaagacgACAAGTACTACTCGTGTTCTTGATCAGGATGTGTATGATAATGACACTATATGTACTAGTACTAATGCTTGTTATGATAATACCGAGGAGTTGCCATTCAAAGAAAGTGTAGTCTTGGCAATGGAATCCGAAGATCCATACGAGGATTTCAAGGGATCAATGTTGGAGATGGTGGAGAGTCATGGATTAAAAGACTGGGAATGTTTAGAAGAGTTGTTGGAGTGGTACTTGAAAATGAATGGTAAAATGAACCATGGGATTATTGTACAAGCTTTTGTTGATTTGCTTGTGGGACTTGCTTCTGATGACTCTACTTCATTTTCTTCTGCTGCTTCATCTTTCTCCACATCCTCCTCTTCTCCTTTGTCCACAACAAGTAGGAGAGAGATTTGTAACCATGATCATTTGTAA
- the LOC141697077 gene encoding exocyst complex component EXO70A1-like: MGIERRGSVKEAMASDVLSEKAAMMRESLLKSQSATDNMVSMLGSFDHRLSALETAMRPTQIRTHAIRRAHENIDKTLKAAEVILAKFDISRQAEAMIVKGPREDVESYLDAIEQLRGNIKFFSNNKSFKSSDAVVNHANNLLVKAVSKLEEEFKQLLSVYSKAVEPDRLFECLPNSLRPSGSPGHHGDLGGKSHSEQNSSLEDAVYTPPVLIPPRVLPLLHNLAEQMVQAGRQQQVLKIYRDTRSSVLEESLRKLGVEKLSKDDVQKMQWEVLEAKIGNWIHFMRIAVKLLFAGERKVCDQIFEGVDSLRDQCFAEVTAGSVAVLLSFGDAIAKSKRSPEKLFVLLDMYEIMRELHSEIATLFIGKACNEIRESALGLTKRLAQTAQETFGDFEEAVEKDATKTAVSDGTVHPLTSYVINYVKFLFDYQSTLKQLFQEFENGGDSNSQLASVTMRIMQALQTNLDGKSKQYRDVSLTHLFLMNNIHYMVRSVRRSEAKDLLGDDWVQRHRRIVQQHANQYKRVAWAKILQCLSIQGLTSSGGSSNSVSIDGGNSSGVSRALVKDRLKTFNAQFEELHQRQSQWTVPDTELRESLRLAVAEVLLPAYRSFIKRFGPLVENGKNPQKNIRYTPEDLDRMLGEFFEGKTLNEPRR, translated from the exons ATGGGGATTGAAAGGCGTGGAAGTGTAAAAGAAGCAATGGCGAGCGATGTGTTGAGCGAGAAAGCAGCGATGATGAGAGAATCGTTGTTGAAGAGTCAGTCTGCTACGGATAATATGGTCTCTATGCTTGGTTCTTTTGACCACCGCCTTTCTGCTCTCGAAACTGCGATGCGTCCTACTCAG ATAAGAACACATGCCATACGCAGAGCTCATGAGAATATTGATAAAACATTAAAGGCTGCAGAAGTGATATTGGCGAAATTTGATATTTCTCGACAG GCAGAGGCAATGATAGTTAAAGGTCCACGGGAAGATGTCGAAAGTTATCTTGATGCAATTGAGCAGCTGAGAGGCAACATCAAATTTTTTAGCAACAATAAAAGCTTTAAGAGTAGTGATGCAGTAGTTAATCATGCAAATAACTTACTTGTGAAAGCAGTTTCCAAGCTAGAAGAGGAGTTCAAGCAGCTCTTGTCAGTATACAG CAAAGCGGTGGAACCTGATCGTCTTTTTGAGTGCCTCCCTAATTCACTGCGGCCGTCTGGGTCACCTGGCCACCATGGTGATCTTGGAGGTAAAAGCCACTCAGAGCAAAACAGTAGCTTAGAAGATGCTGTATATACACCACCAGTACTTATACCACCGAGGGTTCTCCCATTACTGCACAATTTAGCTGAGCAAATGGTTCAAGCTGGCCGCCAGCAGCAAGTGCTGAAAATATACAG agatacacgttcttcagtctTGGAGGAAAGCCTCCGTAAATTGGGAGTCGAGAAACTTAGCAAAGATGATGTACAGAAGATGCAGTGGGAGGTTTTGGAAGCTAAGATTGGAAACTGGATCCATTTCATGCGGATTGCT GTAAAATTGCTGTTTGCTGGTGAACGAAAAGTTTGTGATCAAATATTTGAAGGTGTTGATTCTCTTAGGGATCAGTGTTTTGCTGAAGTTACAGCAGGTAGTGTTGCAGTGCTTCTTAGTTTCGGAGATGCAATTGCGAAAAGCAAGAGATCACCTGAGAAGTTATTTGTGCTCTTAGACATGTATGAAATAATGCGAGAACTTCATTCAGAG ATTGCTACGCTTTTCATCGGTAAAGCTTGTAATGAAATTAGAGAATCTGCACTGGGTCTGACAAAACGTCTTGCCCAAACTGCACAAGAGACCTTTGGTGATTTTGAAGAAGCAGTTGAAAAGGATGCAACAAAAACTGCCGTGTCGGATGGAACAGTTCATCCTCTAACAAGCTACGTGATTAATTACGTGAAGTTTCTTTTTGA TTATCAATCAACTTTGAAGCAACTATTCCAAGAGTTTGAAAATGGTGGTGACTCCAATTCTCAGCTTGCATCTGTAACTATGCGAATAATGCAGGCTCTTCAAACCAATTTAGATGGGAAGTCCAAGCAGTATAGAGATGTGTCTCTGACACATTTGTTTCTAATGAATAACATTCATTACATGGTTAGATCTGTTCGCAG ATCCGAAGCAAAGGATTTGTTGGGAGACGACTGGGTTCAGAGACACCGGAGAATTGTGCAGCAACATGCAAATCAGTATAAGAGGGTTGCCTGGGCTAAG ATCCTGCAGTGCCTCTCTATTCAAGGTCTGACGTCATCTGGCGGAAGTAGTAATTCAGTAAGCATAGATGGAGGAAATAGTAGTGGTGTTTCGAGAGCACTCGTAAAAGACAG GCTGAAAACATTTAATGCACAGTTTGAGGAGCTTCATCAAAGACAATCGCAGTGGACAGTTCCTGACACAGAGTTGCGTGAGTCACTGAGGCTTGCAGTTGCTGAAGTGTTGTTGCCAGCATACAGATCTTTCATCAAACGCTTTGG GCCTTTGGTAGAGAATGGGAAAAATCCCCAGAAGAACATCAGGTACACGCCTGAGGATCTTGACCGAATGCTTGGGGAATTTTTTGAGGGTAAGACTTTAAACGAACCCAGGCGTTAA